From Salvelinus sp. IW2-2015 linkage group LG2, ASM291031v2, whole genome shotgun sequence, one genomic window encodes:
- the LOC111973814 gene encoding sterol 26-hydroxylase, mitochondrial, translating into MAVHLAQSAMQRSGRWLLLCPTAPALVCTRWVGGTRSPSNTLPSTSQGKIRTADDLPRIKTRDMFYRMFVNGYYNRLHELQVYEKQLYGPMYKVGMGRFNSIALNSVELLEELLRKDEKFPSRGDMSLWTEYRDLRGIGYGPFTEEGEKWYKLRTVLNKRMMHPKDSVQYGDVVNEVVSDLIKRIYHLRRISPSGDLVTNLSNELYRFSLEGISSILFETRIGCLEEEIPVETQDFIDSIAQMFSYSMPVAMLPKWSRNILPIYRRYIAGWEGIFKFSGKLIDMKMEAIQKRVDTDQEVEGEYLTYLLSNTKMTNKEVYGSVAELLLAGVDTTSNTMMWAMHLLSRDPNAQDTLYQEVSHCIPGDKIPSAQDVNRMPYLKAVIKEALRMYPVVPMNARIMJENDIIIGGHFFAKKTSFTMCHYAISQDEKTFPEPSKFKPERWLRDGRVRPNPFGSIPFGFGVRGCVGRRIAELEMYLALSRIIKLFEIRPDPSIGEVKALNRTVLVADRQVNLHFMERTNKATL; encoded by the exons ATGGCCGTGCATCTGGCCCAGAGTGCGATGCAGAGGAGCGGCCGCTGGCTCCTGCTGTGCCCCACAGCCCCAGCTCTGGTCTGCACCAGGTGGGTAGGAGGCACCCGTTCTCCCTCCAACACCCTACCATCCACCTCCCAGGGTAAGATTCGGACCGCAGATGACCTCCCCAGGATCAAAACCCGGGACATGTTTTACAGAATGTTTGTCAATGGCTACTACAACCGCCTACATGAGCTACAG GTGTATGAGAAACAGCTGTACGGCCCCATGTACAAAGTGGGCATGGGCAGGTTTAACTCCATTGCCCTCAACAGTGTGGAGCTCCTGGAGGAGCTACTTAGGAAGGATGAGAAGTTCCCCAGCCGAGGAGATATGTCCCTCTGGACAGAATACCGGGACCTGAGGGGCATCGGCTACGGCCCCTTTACTGA GGAAGGGGAAAAGTGGTACAAGCTGCGGACTGTGCTGAACAAGCGCATGATGCACCCCAAAGACTCGGTGCAGTACGGAGACGTGGTRAACGAGGTSGTCAGTGACCTGATCAAGAGGATCTACCACCTGCGCCGGATAAGCCCGTCGGGAGACCTTGTGACCAACCTGTCCAATGAGCTCTACCGATTCTCTCTGGAGG GAATCTCTTCCATCCTGTTTGAGACACGGATCGGCTGTCTGGAGGAAGAGATCCCGGTAGAGACGCAGGACTTCATCGACTCCATCGCTCAGATGTTCTCCTACAGCATGCCGGTGGCCATGCTGCCTAAGTGGAGCCGCAACATCCTGCCAATCTACAGGCGCTACATCGCTGGCTGGGAGGGCATCTTCAAATTCT CTGGGAAGTTGATTGACATGAAGATGGAGGCAATTCAGAAGCGAGTGGATACAGACCAGGAAGTCGAGGGAGAATATTTAACGTACCTCCTCTCCAACACCAAGATGACCAACAAAGAGGTGTACGGCAGCGTCGCTGAGCTGTTATTGGCTGGAGTGGACACG ACATCCAATACCATGATGTGGGCCATGCACCTGCTGTCCAGGGACCCCAATGCGCAGGACACCCTTTATCAGGAGGTGTCCCACTGCATACCAGGAGACAAGATCCCATCTGCCCAAGACGTTAACCGTATGCCGTACCTCAAGGCCGTCATCAAGGAAGCACTGAG AATGTACCCTGTGGTCCCGATGAATGCACGCATCATGMTAGAGAATGATATCATAATTGGAGGACATTTCTTTGCCAAGAAG ACTTCGTTTACAATGTGTCACTATGCCATCAGCCAGGATGAAAAGACATTCCCAGAACCATCGAAGTTCAAGCCCGAACGATGGTTGAGGGATGGCCGAGTTCGACCAAACCCATTTGGCTCTATACCATTTGGGTTTGGGGTACGGGGCTGTGTTGGTCGTCGTATAGCTGAACTGGAGATGTACTTGGCTCTGTCACGG ATAATCAAGCTGTTTGAAATCAGACCGGACCCCAGCATAGGAGAGGTGAAAGCCCTCAATCGCACCGTCTTAGTAGCAGACAGACAAGTCAATCTGCACTTCATGGAGAGGACAAACAAAGCTACGCTTTGA